From one Mytilus edulis chromosome 1, xbMytEdul2.2, whole genome shotgun sequence genomic stretch:
- the LOC139510421 gene encoding uncharacterized protein, which translates to MEDENTLPKESTSKTNNDGNTKASEETETEVKTKKERGKSCCSFRRCFAAICCCCMTKKGKKVENIGTADDKTSLTSQEVNEFIEEEMKKLSEETINLES; encoded by the exons atggAAGACGAGAATACTTTACCCAAGGAAAGCACGAGCAAAACAAACAATGATGGAAACACTAAGGCATCAGAGGAGACAGAAACTGAGGTCAAAACAAAAAAGGAGAGAGGAAAAAGCTGCTGTTCA tttCGAAGGTGTTTTGCTGCAATCTGCTGTTGTTGTATGACGAAGAAAGGAAAGAAAGTCGAAAACATTGGAACAGCGGATGACAAAACATCTCTTACTTCTCAAGAAGTAAACG AATTTATTGAAGAGGAAATGAAAAAGCTGTCAGAAGAAACAATCAACCTAGAAAGTTAA